One segment of Halalkalicoccus tibetensis DNA contains the following:
- a CDS encoding FkbM family methyltransferase: MPRTTALGSAVGRAARALRRGVSAGRHLPDALYYRLAAANHRHRAVATEKRVHDGSFRSYELYDRHGNDWLLAALLDRCRDGQIVVDVGANTGVYALSVAAEHPDATVVAIEPNPDTAAALRANVEASGFEDRIATLELGLGEEDGTLPFHRSSYHELSSFNRFNAERWGARVVGREEVPIRTLDGLIDRGEIPPPDHLKIDVEGFGPAVLRGARGTLRTHRPTVYLEPHARTEGESDATGGTADELEALLGAASYDVIRAEEGWVGVPEGDRG; encoded by the coding sequence ATGCCCCGGACCACCGCCCTCGGGAGCGCCGTCGGCCGTGCCGCACGAGCGCTCCGTCGGGGCGTCTCGGCCGGGCGCCACCTCCCCGACGCGCTCTACTACCGGTTGGCGGCGGCGAACCACCGCCATCGTGCGGTCGCGACCGAGAAACGGGTCCACGACGGCTCCTTCCGGAGCTACGAGCTCTACGACCGCCACGGGAACGACTGGCTGCTCGCGGCGCTGCTGGATCGCTGTCGCGACGGCCAGATCGTCGTCGACGTCGGCGCAAACACCGGCGTTTACGCCCTCTCGGTCGCCGCCGAGCACCCCGACGCGACGGTGGTGGCGATCGAGCCCAACCCCGACACGGCCGCGGCGCTGCGGGCGAACGTCGAGGCCAGCGGGTTCGAGGATCGGATCGCTACCCTCGAGCTCGGGCTGGGCGAGGAGGACGGCACGCTCCCCTTCCATCGCTCCTCGTACCACGAGCTGAGCTCGTTCAATCGGTTCAACGCCGAGCGCTGGGGCGCCCGGGTCGTCGGACGCGAGGAGGTACCCATCCGGACGCTCGACGGCCTGATCGACCGGGGCGAGATCCCGCCGCCGGACCACCTCAAGATCGACGTCGAGGGGTTCGGCCCCGCGGTGCTGCGGGGCGCACGCGGGACCCTCCGAACCCACCGCCCGACGGTCTACCTCGAACCCCACGCCCGCACCGAGGGCGAGTCCGACGCGACCGGCGGGACCGCGGACGAGCTCGAGGCGCTGCTCGGGGCGGCGAGCTACGACGTCATCCGCGCCGAGGAGGGGTGGGTCGGCGTCCCGGAGGGCGATCGTGGGTGA
- a CDS encoding CDP-alcohol phosphatidyltransferase family protein translates to MGDAYAGRTLRRLRLRWVLVACLAACATALAFAGLRALLADALARRWLLLVVPVLAYELALLWRFLPRNRAGERLLPSLGPGTLLTIARGVLIAFLAGFLLLPQPTESLVWLPAVLYGTAALADYADGTVARLADHVTTLGARLDTEFDALGILIAPLLAVLYGQLPLWYLAVSAARYLFVLGRWLRRRRGLPVFDLPPRRSRRVLAGLQMAFVALALSPAVGPPLTTAGAALVATPFVAGFVRDWLHVSGRLS, encoded by the coding sequence GTGGGTGACGCCTACGCCGGCCGGACGCTCCGACGGCTCCGGCTGCGCTGGGTCCTCGTCGCCTGCCTCGCGGCGTGTGCGACCGCCCTCGCGTTCGCCGGGCTGCGCGCGCTGCTCGCCGACGCCCTCGCCCGGCGCTGGCTCCTCCTCGTCGTTCCGGTCCTGGCCTACGAGCTCGCCCTGCTCTGGCGCTTCCTCCCCAGAAACCGGGCTGGCGAGCGCCTGCTGCCCTCGCTGGGCCCCGGGACGCTGCTGACGATCGCCCGCGGCGTCCTGATCGCCTTCCTCGCGGGCTTCCTCCTCCTCCCCCAGCCCACGGAATCGCTCGTCTGGCTGCCCGCCGTCCTCTACGGGACGGCCGCGCTCGCCGACTACGCCGACGGGACGGTCGCGCGGCTGGCCGACCACGTCACGACGCTCGGCGCGCGCCTCGACACCGAGTTCGACGCGCTGGGGATCCTGATCGCGCCGCTGCTGGCCGTCCTCTACGGTCAGCTCCCCCTGTGGTATCTCGCGGTCAGCGCCGCGCGCTACCTGTTCGTCCTCGGACGATGGCTCCGGCGACGGCGCGGGCTCCCGGTCTTCGACCTGCCGCCCCGGCGGAGCCGCAGGGTCCTCGCCGGCCTCCAGATGGCGTTCGTCGCGCTGGCCCTCTCGCCCGCGGTCGGCCCGCCCCTGACGACCGCCGGGGCCGCCCTCGTCGCGACCCCGTTCGTCGCCGGCTTCGTCCGGGACTGGCTCCACGTCTCCGGGCGGCTGTCCTGA
- a CDS encoding proton-conducting transporter membrane subunit: MNGLLQLPPALLVLAAAALVPLLSRRVGSAVAGGSLALVVAWALAVPAGVGPTTTFLGFELRVVRVDAVTRLVTLVFGGFGLAAVGYAHLSGMGRIRLTCALVYAAAALWTVTVGDWLSLIVGWELLAVSATLLLWLDRGPAVRAGYRYALAHAIGGTALLVGLAIHTSSVGPAPDALWFGDGIAPGLAAAGVGIGIAVNAAVIGVHAWLPDSYARPHVASSVFLCAYTTKVAVYTAHRAFPDGNLLLAYAGGAMAVYGAGYALAQSDMRRLLAYHIQAQVGYMLAGVGIGGALGVAGGFAHLFNNVLYKGLLFMLAGIVLLRLKEERLDHFGALGATMPVVLAAFTVAALSIAGMPGTNGFVSKELVFAAADDAGARPLYWLLLAGSVGTAASFAKFGYYAFLDGEPPDRGIPEGVASGRAYAALTLPLAGCCLLFGLRYDLLFALLPAAGTWSVDPYATGTVLEKLALGAVGAVAFLVSKPLLKRLEGGTDVDALHDPLALYGTRAVSGALAWGFERADRLAAVVAARVEGLTRGAEAPIRTVLPVWLRGEDGELSATLAIGPSVALVLAVLAASLLVALAV; this comes from the coding sequence GTGAACGGGCTGCTGCAGCTCCCGCCGGCGCTCCTCGTCCTCGCGGCCGCGGCGCTCGTCCCGCTGCTCTCCCGACGGGTCGGCTCGGCGGTCGCAGGGGGTTCGCTCGCGCTGGTCGTCGCCTGGGCGCTCGCGGTCCCCGCGGGGGTCGGCCCTACGACCACGTTCCTCGGCTTCGAACTCCGGGTCGTCCGCGTCGATGCCGTGACCCGGCTCGTCACGCTGGTCTTCGGCGGATTCGGGCTCGCCGCGGTCGGCTACGCCCACCTCTCGGGGATGGGGCGAATACGGTTGACCTGCGCGCTCGTCTACGCCGCCGCGGCGCTGTGGACGGTGACGGTCGGCGACTGGCTTTCGTTGATCGTCGGCTGGGAGCTGCTCGCCGTGAGCGCGACGCTGCTGCTCTGGCTCGATCGGGGGCCGGCCGTTCGGGCTGGCTACCGTTACGCGCTCGCCCACGCGATCGGCGGCACCGCGCTGTTGGTCGGGCTCGCCATCCATACTTCCTCGGTCGGACCCGCCCCGGACGCGCTGTGGTTCGGCGACGGGATCGCCCCGGGGCTCGCGGCGGCCGGCGTCGGGATCGGGATCGCGGTCAACGCCGCCGTGATCGGCGTCCACGCCTGGCTGCCCGACTCCTACGCCCGCCCGCACGTCGCTTCGTCGGTCTTCCTCTGTGCCTACACGACGAAGGTCGCGGTCTACACCGCCCACCGAGCCTTTCCCGACGGGAACCTCCTGCTGGCGTACGCGGGCGGGGCGATGGCGGTCTACGGCGCGGGCTACGCGCTCGCCCAATCGGACATGCGCCGGCTGCTGGCCTACCACATCCAGGCCCAGGTCGGCTACATGCTCGCGGGCGTCGGGATCGGGGGCGCGCTGGGAGTCGCCGGCGGGTTCGCGCACCTGTTCAACAACGTCCTCTACAAGGGGCTGCTGTTCATGCTCGCCGGGATCGTCCTCCTCCGGCTGAAGGAGGAACGCCTCGACCACTTCGGCGCGCTCGGCGCGACGATGCCGGTCGTGCTGGCCGCGTTCACCGTGGCCGCCCTCTCGATCGCGGGGATGCCGGGGACCAACGGCTTCGTCAGCAAGGAGCTGGTGTTCGCGGCCGCCGACGACGCCGGGGCTCGGCCGCTGTACTGGCTGTTGCTCGCCGGCTCGGTCGGGACGGCCGCTTCCTTCGCCAAGTTCGGCTACTACGCCTTCCTCGACGGGGAGCCGCCCGACCGCGGGATCCCCGAGGGCGTCGCGTCCGGGCGCGCGTACGCCGCCCTCACCCTCCCGTTGGCCGGGTGCTGTCTCCTGTTCGGGCTCCGCTACGACCTCCTGTTCGCCCTGCTGCCCGCCGCGGGAACGTGGTCCGTCGATCCCTACGCGACGGGGACCGTCCTCGAGAAGCTCGCGCTGGGGGCGGTCGGAGCGGTCGCCTTCCTCGTCTCGAAGCCCCTCCTGAAGCGCCTCGAGGGCGGGACCGACGTCGACGCGCTCCACGATCCGCTCGCGCTCTACGGGACGCGGGCCGTCTCGGGCGCGCTCGCGTGGGGCTTCGAGCGAGCGGACCGGCTCGCTGCCGTGGTCGCCGCCCGCGTGGAGGGGCTGACGCGGGGGGCCGAGGCCCCGATCAGGACGGTCCTACCCGTATGGCTGCGCGGCGAGGACGGCGAGCTCAGCGCGACGCTCGCGATCGGGCCGAGCGTCGCCCTCGTCCTGGCGGTGCTCGCGGCCTCGCTGCTGGTCGCCCTGGCCGTGTAG
- a CDS encoding class I SAM-dependent methyltransferase — MSDFREYLRAKRAVDDRALNRRVLEELRGELPEGPLDVVEVGAGIGTGIVRLLEWEVLPEAVSYTAIDRRPGNVSAARERLLDRGFVEGDDGRLRRDETTVSLVAGDAFDVLGEGNEEYDLLVAQAFLDLVELDDALPALLASLSPGGLAYFPITFDGETIFEPAHPLDDPVLEAYHRDMEREGSSETGRRLLSAIPAAGGEILAAGSSDWVVYPPYPDDERLFLAHVLDTIEGALAGDLGDGLEEWLAARRGQLERGELVYVAHQLDVLCRG; from the coding sequence ATGAGCGACTTCCGGGAGTACCTCCGCGCGAAGCGGGCCGTTGACGACCGCGCGCTGAACCGCCGGGTGCTCGAGGAACTCCGTGGGGAGCTTCCCGAGGGCCCCCTCGACGTCGTCGAGGTCGGCGCGGGAATCGGCACCGGGATCGTCCGCCTGCTCGAGTGGGAGGTGCTGCCCGAGGCGGTCTCCTACACGGCGATCGACCGTCGGCCGGGGAACGTCTCCGCCGCCCGCGAGCGCCTCCTCGACCGAGGGTTCGTTGAGGGCGACGACGGCCGGCTCCGGCGGGACGAGACGACGGTCTCGCTCGTCGCCGGCGACGCCTTCGACGTTCTGGGGGAGGGAAACGAGGAGTACGACCTGCTGGTCGCCCAGGCCTTCCTCGACCTCGTGGAGCTCGACGACGCGCTCCCCGCCCTCCTCGCCTCGCTCTCGCCGGGCGGGCTCGCGTACTTCCCGATCACCTTCGACGGGGAAACGATATTCGAGCCCGCCCACCCGCTTGACGATCCGGTTCTGGAGGCCTACCACCGCGACATGGAGCGCGAGGGCTCGAGCGAGACGGGCCGGCGGCTGCTCTCGGCGATCCCCGCGGCGGGCGGGGAGATCCTCGCGGCCGGGAGCTCGGACTGGGTCGTCTACCCGCCCTACCCCGACGACGAGCGGCTCTTCCTCGCCCACGTCCTCGACACGATCGAGGGAGCTCTGGCAGGGGATCTCGGCGACGGTTTGGAGGAGTGGCTCGCGGCGCGCCGCGGGCAGCTCGAACGCGGCGAGCTGGTCTACGTCGCCCACCAGCTCGACGTCCTCTGCCGTGGTTAG
- a CDS encoding 20S proteasome subunit A/B, with translation MGTIVGVRLADGVALAADKRATSGSAVRSESLEKLFAFDAAAAAAVGEPGAIQTFGRKLESEVRSRETERGKAIRIDPLSRLASDLADEAGVEAVVAARDGEGVVRLRAVDAAGGELDEEVAARGTGAEFALGGLDGMDREQGVAEAVDALESIIGSVAERDTETGADCEVWTLPDAESGGL, from the coding sequence ATGGGAACCATCGTCGGGGTTCGACTGGCGGACGGCGTCGCGCTTGCGGCCGACAAACGCGCGACGAGCGGGAGCGCGGTCAGAAGCGAGAGCCTCGAGAAACTGTTCGCGTTCGACGCCGCGGCCGCGGCCGCCGTGGGCGAGCCGGGCGCGATCCAGACCTTCGGCCGGAAGCTCGAGAGCGAGGTCCGCAGCCGCGAAACCGAACGGGGCAAGGCGATCCGGATCGACCCCCTCTCGCGGCTCGCGAGCGATCTGGCGGACGAGGCCGGCGTCGAGGCGGTCGTCGCCGCCCGCGACGGCGAGGGCGTCGTTCGGCTGCGAGCGGTCGATGCCGCGGGCGGGGAGCTCGACGAGGAGGTCGCCGCGCGCGGGACCGGCGCGGAGTTCGCGCTCGGCGGGCTCGACGGGATGGACCGCGAGCAAGGGGTCGCGGAGGCCGTCGACGCGCTCGAATCGATCATCGGGAGCGTGGCCGAGCGCGACACGGAGACGGGCGCCGACTGCGAGGTCTGGACGCTCCCGGACGCGGAGTCGGGGGGTCTATGA
- a CDS encoding proton-conducting transporter membrane subunit produces MTDATWLAGAVIAAPLLGALCSVLAGRRVERTGWPIAVLALGATTLLTAWLAVLIAAGGPVRATLGGEGFVEIGVRADAFSAIIALLDVVLALGALAYTRHAGPRGNRFYGGYLLFVASVLAITLAGDLLTTFLGVQVMIAASARLVTSADSQRADYAARKLLVVGSVGSGVYLLGAALLARATGSVYMETVAEGVAAIGHSDPLVVAAFVASAGGLAVVVSMVPFHTWLAEAHAVAPDAVSALLSGVVPAAGVYAFVRVVYTVFTAEFLAANRVVVVGLIGFGVATVLIGSLFALAQTEIKLMLAYSTISQFGLVVAGLAIANETAVFGAIFQLVGHGLVKGALCVVAGILFVRFGAKSLEEYAGLAKRMPVVGASFVALGIAMIGLPPTVGFVGKWYIALGAVEAGLWPVAGVVLVSTLFSLGYVVPFIDRLYFHDPDPGAERVGGGTVTRWTLLLVAIAAASAFAIGLSSAWIESLLRPAIDGLL; encoded by the coding sequence ATGACCGACGCGACGTGGCTCGCGGGCGCGGTGATCGCCGCTCCCCTCCTCGGCGCGCTCTGTTCGGTCCTCGCCGGCCGACGGGTCGAGCGCACCGGCTGGCCGATCGCCGTGCTCGCGCTCGGGGCGACGACGCTGCTGACGGCGTGGCTCGCGGTCCTGATCGCCGCGGGCGGCCCGGTCCGCGCGACGCTGGGCGGCGAGGGGTTCGTCGAGATCGGGGTCCGGGCGGACGCCTTCTCGGCGATCATCGCGCTGCTCGACGTCGTGCTCGCGCTCGGCGCGCTCGCGTACACGCGCCACGCGGGCCCGCGGGGCAACCGCTTCTATGGGGGGTATCTCCTGTTCGTCGCGAGCGTCCTCGCGATCACGCTCGCGGGCGACCTGCTGACGACCTTTCTCGGCGTCCAGGTGATGATCGCCGCGTCGGCTCGCCTCGTCACCAGCGCCGACTCCCAGCGGGCCGACTACGCCGCTCGAAAACTGTTGGTCGTCGGCTCGGTCGGAAGCGGGGTCTACCTGCTCGGCGCCGCCCTGCTCGCCCGGGCGACCGGCTCGGTCTACATGGAGACGGTCGCCGAGGGGGTCGCGGCGATCGGCCACTCCGACCCGCTGGTCGTGGCGGCGTTCGTCGCGAGCGCGGGTGGGCTCGCGGTGGTCGTCTCGATGGTGCCGTTTCACACCTGGCTCGCCGAGGCCCACGCGGTCGCTCCCGACGCGGTGAGCGCGCTGCTTTCCGGGGTGGTGCCCGCCGCGGGCGTCTACGCGTTCGTCCGCGTCGTCTACACCGTCTTCACCGCCGAGTTCCTCGCGGCCAACCGCGTCGTCGTCGTCGGGCTGATCGGGTTCGGCGTCGCGACCGTGCTGATCGGCAGCCTCTTCGCGCTGGCCCAGACCGAGATCAAGCTCATGCTCGCGTACTCGACGATCTCGCAGTTCGGGCTCGTGGTCGCGGGTCTGGCCATCGCCAACGAGACGGCGGTCTTCGGCGCGATCTTCCAGCTCGTGGGCCACGGGCTGGTCAAGGGTGCGCTCTGTGTCGTCGCCGGGATCCTCTTCGTTCGCTTCGGCGCGAAGTCCCTCGAGGAGTACGCGGGGCTCGCGAAACGGATGCCGGTCGTCGGCGCGTCGTTCGTCGCGCTCGGGATCGCGATGATCGGCCTGCCGCCGACGGTCGGCTTCGTCGGCAAGTGGTACATCGCGCTGGGCGCGGTCGAGGCGGGGCTGTGGCCCGTCGCCGGGGTCGTCCTCGTGAGCACGCTGTTCTCGCTGGGCTACGTCGTCCCCTTTATCGACCGGCTCTACTTCCACGATCCGGACCCGGGGGCCGAGCGCGTCGGGGGCGGGACGGTCACCCGCTGGACGCTGCTACTCGTCGCGATCGCGGCCGCCAGCGCCTTCGCGATCGGGCTCTCCTCGGCGTGGATCGAGAGCCTCCTCCGCCCCGCAATCGACGGACTGCTGTGA
- a CDS encoding O-acetylhomoserine aminocarboxypropyltransferase/cysteine synthase family protein, translating to MADGDDSERFATRSIHAGQEPDETTGARAPPIYQTTSYEFEDTDHAARLFALEEPGNIYSRIMNPTNAMLEERLASLEGGVAAIATASGMAAFDLATFILAEAGDNVVSASALYGGTYTYLTHTVEKRGIETRFVDTLDYEGYEEAIDEDTAYVHLETIGNPALVTPDIRRVADIAHDNDVPLFVDNTFATPYLCRPIEHGADLVWNSTTKWIHGAGSTVGGALIDGGTFDWEAGDYPEITEPNPAYHGLNFRETFGEAAFAYAARARGLRDLGNQQSPFDAWVTLQKLESLPLRMEKHCENAQLVAEFLADHPAVEWVYYPGLEGHETHETASEYLDGGYGGMIAFGLEGGYEAGRAVCNGVELASMLANVGDAKTLIIHPASTTHQQLSEEEKAAGGVTNDLVRLSIGIEDPADVIADLEQAIEAAT from the coding sequence ATGGCAGATGGAGACGACAGCGAGAGGTTCGCTACCAGGAGCATCCACGCCGGCCAGGAGCCCGACGAGACCACCGGGGCGCGCGCGCCGCCGATCTACCAGACGACCTCCTACGAGTTCGAGGACACCGACCACGCCGCGCGGCTGTTCGCCCTCGAGGAGCCGGGCAACATCTACTCGCGGATCATGAACCCGACGAACGCGATGTTGGAGGAGCGCCTGGCCTCGCTCGAGGGCGGGGTCGCGGCGATCGCCACCGCCTCGGGGATGGCCGCCTTCGATCTGGCGACCTTCATCCTGGCGGAGGCCGGCGACAACGTCGTCAGCGCGTCGGCGCTCTACGGCGGCACCTACACCTACCTCACCCACACCGTCGAGAAGCGCGGGATCGAGACCCGGTTCGTCGACACGCTCGACTACGAGGGGTATGAAGAAGCGATCGACGAGGACACCGCGTACGTCCACCTCGAAACCATCGGCAATCCCGCGCTGGTGACGCCGGACATCCGGCGCGTCGCCGACATCGCCCACGACAACGACGTCCCGCTGTTCGTCGACAACACCTTCGCGACGCCCTACCTGTGTCGCCCCATCGAACACGGCGCGGACCTGGTCTGGAACTCGACCACCAAGTGGATTCATGGAGCCGGCTCGACGGTCGGCGGCGCGCTGATCGACGGCGGCACGTTCGACTGGGAGGCGGGCGACTACCCGGAGATCACCGAGCCCAACCCCGCGTACCACGGCCTGAACTTCCGGGAGACCTTCGGCGAGGCGGCCTTCGCCTACGCGGCCCGGGCCCGCGGGCTGCGCGATCTGGGCAACCAGCAGTCGCCCTTCGACGCCTGGGTCACCCTCCAGAAGCTCGAGTCCCTTCCCCTCAGGATGGAGAAACACTGCGAGAACGCCCAACTGGTCGCGGAGTTCCTCGCGGACCATCCCGCGGTCGAGTGGGTCTACTACCCTGGGCTCGAGGGCCACGAGACCCACGAAACCGCGAGCGAGTACCTCGACGGGGGCTACGGCGGGATGATCGCCTTCGGCCTCGAAGGGGGCTACGAGGCCGGGCGGGCGGTCTGCAACGGGGTCGAGCTCGCGAGCATGCTCGCGAACGTCGGCGACGCGAAGACGCTGATCATCCACCCCGCCTCGACGACCCACCAGCAGCTCTCCGAGGAGGAGAAGGCCGCGGGCGGCGTCACGAACGACCTCGTCCGGCTGTCGATCGGGATCGAGGACCCCGCGGACGTCATCGCCGATCTGGAGCAAGCGATCGAGGCGGCGACCTAA
- a CDS encoding MazG-like family protein — MSRVSEFNDEHGLAMEPEHRLLDLESETGELAKELLKASEYGTDEFEATEGFEDEFGDVYYSLLSLADECGIDPEEALESSMGKYRERFDSSDSVGSGA; from the coding sequence ATGTCCCGCGTGAGCGAGTTCAACGACGAACACGGCCTCGCGATGGAGCCGGAACACCGCCTGCTCGACCTCGAGAGCGAGACGGGCGAGCTCGCGAAGGAGCTGCTGAAGGCGAGCGAGTACGGCACGGACGAGTTCGAGGCGACCGAGGGGTTCGAGGACGAGTTCGGCGACGTGTATTACTCGCTGCTCTCGCTGGCCGACGAGTGCGGGATCGACCCCGAGGAGGCGCTCGAATCGAGCATGGGGAAGTACCGCGAGCGCTTCGATTCCTCGGACTCGGTCGGCTCCGGCGCGTAG
- a CDS encoding homoserine dehydrogenase, translated as MRLAVVGAGAVGRSVIELAGEYGHSVTAVADSRSAAIAPDGLDPETVLADKDGEGRVGSSAPEEALDAEYDALIEATPTTLGDAEPGFSHAVGALERDRHVVLANKGPVAERYGELRAAERESRGEIRFEATVGGAIPALSTIEDFGPDHITAARGVLNGTANFILTRMAAEGLDYEHVLAEAQDLGVAEADPSFDVEGTDAALKCVIMANVLSEGEREFSLADAEVEGIEGVPGSALELAGEDGRTVRLIGEATPEGVRVGPRLVPGNGTLAVSGTRNIVQFETTNAGRLNVSGRGAGGPETATAVLSDVGRLG; from the coding sequence ATGAGGCTCGCCGTCGTCGGTGCGGGCGCGGTCGGCCGCTCGGTGATCGAGCTCGCCGGGGAGTACGGCCACTCGGTCACGGCGGTCGCCGACTCGCGGAGCGCGGCGATCGCCCCGGACGGGCTGGATCCCGAAACGGTCCTCGCCGACAAGGACGGGGAGGGCCGGGTCGGGTCGTCGGCTCCCGAGGAGGCACTCGACGCGGAGTACGACGCCCTGATCGAGGCGACGCCCACGACGCTCGGCGACGCCGAGCCCGGCTTCTCGCACGCCGTCGGGGCGCTCGAACGCGATCGCCACGTCGTGCTCGCGAACAAGGGACCGGTCGCCGAGCGCTACGGCGAGCTGCGTGCCGCCGAGCGCGAGAGCCGGGGCGAGATCCGCTTCGAGGCGACCGTCGGGGGAGCGATCCCCGCGCTCTCGACGATCGAGGACTTCGGCCCCGACCACATCACCGCCGCACGGGGCGTGTTGAACGGCACCGCGAACTTCATCCTCACCCGGATGGCCGCCGAGGGGCTGGACTACGAGCACGTGCTCGCGGAGGCCCAGGACCTCGGCGTCGCGGAGGCCGACCCCTCCTTCGACGTTGAGGGGACCGACGCCGCCCTCAAGTGTGTGATCATGGCGAACGTGCTCTCGGAGGGCGAGCGGGAATTCAGCCTCGCCGACGCCGAGGTCGAGGGGATCGAGGGCGTGCCGGGAAGCGCGCTCGAACTGGCCGGCGAGGACGGCCGGACCGTCCGGCTGATCGGCGAGGCGACCCCTGAAGGAGTGCGGGTCGGCCCGCGGCTCGTGCCCGGGAACGGCACCCTCGCGGTCTCAGGTACGAGAAACATCGTCCAGTTCGAGACGACCAATGCGGGCCGGCTGAACGTCAGCGGGCGCGGGGCGGGCGGGCCCGAGACGGCGACGGCGGTGCTGTCTGACGTCGGCCGGCTGGGCTGA
- a CDS encoding amino acid-binding protein has product MSDARAHTVRLELSDEPGELLNALRPIAENGGNLLSIYHERGNLTPRGRIPVEVDLECAPERFPGIVEALRNAGINVIQAGEERYAEEVSVILVGPLIETDLSDTLRWFEECANVSVLDLSLSAPEDDRPSARLRLAAEAGGVSDALARVRELADEKGLLAIEPQLDRGVEA; this is encoded by the coding sequence GTGAGCGACGCCCGCGCGCACACCGTCCGGCTCGAGCTCTCCGACGAGCCCGGCGAGCTGCTGAACGCACTGCGCCCGATCGCCGAGAACGGCGGCAACCTGCTGTCGATCTACCACGAGCGGGGCAACCTCACCCCGCGCGGGCGGATCCCCGTCGAGGTCGACCTGGAGTGTGCCCCCGAGCGCTTCCCGGGCATCGTCGAGGCCCTCAGGAACGCCGGCATCAACGTCATCCAGGCCGGCGAGGAGCGCTACGCCGAGGAGGTCTCGGTGATCCTCGTCGGTCCGCTCATCGAGACGGACCTCTCCGATACGCTGCGCTGGTTCGAGGAGTGTGCGAACGTCTCCGTGCTCGACCTCTCGCTTTCGGCCCCCGAGGACGATCGCCCGAGCGCCCGGCTCCGGCTGGCCGCCGAGGCCGGCGGCGTCTCCGACGCCCTCGCGCGGGTCCGCGAGCTCGCCGACGAGAAGGGGCTGCTCGCCATCGAACCCCAGCTCGACCGCGGGGTGGAGGCATGA
- a CDS encoding zinc-binding dehydrogenase codes for MTAREVSFRAPGEIRVEERPVPEPGSDEVLVETECSAISPGTELLLYRGEAPEDLPADESIPALSGGLEYPISYGYAAVGRVIEAGEGVEEGWLGERVFAFHPHASHFRIDPADLQPVPEELSAAEAALLPNVEAAVNVAMDAAPIVGERAVVFGQGVLGLLTTGILAQHPLEALYTVDHHPLRRERSRALGADRAFEPGADLRGELTDDHREGADLAVELSGNPAALDAAIEATGYDGRVLVGSWYGNKRAELDLGGWYHRSRIELESTQVSTVAPSLRGRWDKDRRLALAWDRLSGLAADAVLTHRLPVGEAPEAYRLLDEHPEEAIGAVLTYP; via the coding sequence ATGACCGCCCGCGAGGTCTCCTTTCGCGCGCCCGGCGAGATTCGAGTCGAGGAGCGTCCCGTCCCGGAGCCCGGCTCCGACGAGGTCCTCGTCGAGACCGAGTGCTCGGCGATCAGCCCCGGCACCGAGCTGCTGCTCTACCGCGGCGAGGCCCCCGAGGACCTCCCCGCCGACGAGAGCATCCCCGCGCTATCGGGCGGCCTCGAGTACCCGATCTCCTACGGCTACGCCGCCGTCGGCAGGGTGATCGAGGCCGGTGAGGGCGTCGAGGAGGGGTGGCTCGGCGAGCGGGTCTTCGCCTTCCACCCCCACGCGAGCCACTTCCGCATCGACCCCGCCGACCTCCAACCCGTTCCCGAGGAACTCTCCGCGGCCGAGGCGGCCCTGCTCCCGAACGTCGAGGCCGCCGTCAACGTCGCCATGGACGCCGCGCCGATCGTCGGCGAGCGTGCGGTCGTGTTCGGACAGGGCGTGCTGGGCCTGCTCACGACCGGCATACTCGCCCAGCACCCGCTCGAGGCGCTCTACACGGTCGATCACCACCCGCTGCGCCGGGAACGTTCTCGCGCCCTCGGGGCCGACCGGGCGTTCGAGCCCGGCGCCGACCTCCGGGGGGAGCTGACCGACGACCATCGGGAGGGCGCGGACCTCGCGGTCGAGCTCTCGGGCAACCCCGCGGCGCTCGACGCCGCGATCGAGGCGACGGGCTACGACGGGCGCGTGCTCGTCGGATCGTGGTACGGGAACAAACGCGCGGAGCTCGATCTGGGCGGCTGGTACCACCGCAGTCGGATCGAACTCGAGAGCACGCAGGTCAGCACCGTCGCCCCCTCCCTCCGGGGCCGTTGGGACAAGGACCGCCGGCTCGCCCTCGCGTGGGACCGTCTGAGCGGCCTCGCTGCCGACGCGGTCCTGACCCACCGTCTCCCGGTCGGGGAGGCCCCTGAGGCCTACCGGCTGCTCGACGAGCACCCCGAGGAAGCGATCGGGGCGGTACTGACCTACCCATGA